From the Babylonia areolata isolate BAREFJ2019XMU chromosome 15, ASM4173473v1, whole genome shotgun sequence genome, one window contains:
- the LOC143290107 gene encoding uncharacterized protein LOC143290107, translating to MDDLLNRSVTSHPPWGGSGSISSSMTSLLTSANRSYNHHNNNNHLLLPHPRYPHNDSSSLGLGSLADVTQCVFNATANATVCELLDEVLNGNSTPSSAGGDPATPSPAHSLWLTIFLGVLAAVVSIVTVLGNLTVLLAFGLERSIRQPTNYFIASLAVSDLLIGTFSMPLFTQYLLLNYWPLGPWLCDLWLSLDWTVCLTSQYTVFFITMDRFLSVKIPAKYRNWRTERKVLVMVAITWVLPAVVFFTTIIGWQYFVGQRSVSPTACEVQFMSDPLFTFLLTIGYYWITLVVMCVLYAGIYKVALELQRKSDAKQRKLDATMELAAERRGTASRVASSGNSGGADGERATTKITGYFRKLQRQKKSIKANDAGWMCCVDMLDGLKVDVLRVDVLDVLRVDVLKVDVLRVDMLRVDVLRVDVLDVLRVDMLRVDVLRMDVLSALKVDVPWWRWMWYTLDVLIVDVLRVDVLDVLRVGVLRMDVWKANCGDVTGLSASTQNNLPHSQKTVTTTSFSGRNNLAAGDIQRHNSLGGGSVATDVGDNKDEDRSSSPAFASDDEGSSSGATPGSKSPKVPPPPATFAANNNHRRSTKSSLNPKAGIAGIVNTAMLTTPESFRTTLMDSALAPALLDTGGGGGGGGGSGAPAGNGGVDGTTVSAELVGGGSNSSGVGGGGVGGGGVVMVDSSASSGFMDSGALPAQFPDNAAAPSASCPVPAVIAGQPPPAYSQVVGFPEDGGGGGTPMPPSGQLVKASHGGPSYSCLDTLLDSSAETDPGDQSDTMCVTSSGVQDPDPAFRPLLQAEVAAGCPYIDEHSFLQLGSQAPPPLPASANSSEVNVYVAEGSEKDSPLWKRRNSLPPPPLGTDVFDIVLDDGITDTGITEITTTATSAVAATTALTSKLNGGREVPVMKVEGEVEDEDEDGGPPSRDPEGSACATPLRHPHPDEGAETDSQQLSESRRSRGKGDGRIHSFVKSVRSRNSRRRNRRERKSKSENRARKALRTITIILGAFVLCWTPYHIMLFVIAMCKGYHCINLGFYYFTYWLCYLNSPINPFCYAFANAQFKRTFLRILRFDWHRT from the exons atgGACGACCTCCTCAACAGAAGCGTGACGTCACATCCGCCCTGGGGCGGAAGCggaagcatcagcagcagcatgacCTCCCTCCTCACTTCTGCCAACCGCagctacaaccaccacaacaacaacaaccacctcctcCTGCCCCACCCACGCTACCCCCACAACGACTCGTCCTCGCTGGGGTTAGGAAGCCTGGCCGACGTGACGCAGTGCGTCTTCAACGCCACGGCAAACGCCACCGTTTGCGAGCTGCTGGACGAGGTGCTGAACGGCAACAGCACCCCCTCCTCGGCCGGAGGAGACCCCGCCACGCCGTCCCCGGCCCACTCGCTGTGGCTGACCATCTTCCTGGGCGTGCTGGCCGCCGTGGTGTCCATCGTGACCGTGCTGGGCAACCTGACCGTGCTGCTGGCCTTCGGCCTGGAGCGCAGCATCCGCCAGCCCACCAACTACTTCATCGCCTCCCTGGCCGTGTCCGACCTGCTGATCGGCACCTTCTCCATGCCGCTCTTCACGCAGTACCTGCTGCTCAACTACTGGCCGCTGGGGCCCTGGCTGTGCGACCTGTGGCTCTCGCTGGACTGGACCGTGTGCCTCACCTCGCAGTACAccgtcttcttcatcaccatggACCGCTTCCTGTCCGTCAAGATCCCCGCCAAGTACCGCAACTGGCGCACTGAGCGAAAG GTGCTAGTGATGGTAGCCATCACGTGGGTATTGCCGGCTGTCGTTTTCTTCACCACTATCATTGGCTGGCAGTATTTCGTCGGACAGCGCAGCGTCTCGCCCACAGCCTGCGAG GTCCAGTTCATGTCCGACCCCCTGTTCACCTTCTTGCTGACAATCGGCTACTACTGGATCACCCTGGTTGTCATGTGCGTGCTCTACGCTGGCATCTACAAGGTGGCCCTAGAGCTGCAGCGTAAGTCGGACGCCAAGCAGCGAAAGCTGGACGCTACGATGGAACTGGCCGCCGAGCGGCGCGGCACGGCCTCCCGCGTCGCGTCGTCTGGCAACAGCGGTGGGGCCGACGGAGAGAGGGCCACCACCAAGATCACCGGCTACTTCCGCAAGCTACAACGTCAGAAGAAGAGCATCAAGGCCAACGACGCTG GGTGGATGTGCTGTGTGGATATGTTGGATGGGTTGAAAGTTGACGTGTTGAGGGTGGATGTGTTGGATGTGCTGAGGGTGGATGTGTTGAAGGTTGATGTGCTGAGGGTGGATATGCTGAGGGTGGATGTGCTGAGGGTGGATGTGTTGGATGTGCTAAGGGTGGATATGCTGAGGGTGGATGTGTTGAGGATGGATGTGCTGAGCGCACTGAAGGTGGATGTGCCATGGTGGAGGTGGATGT GGTACACATTGGATGTGTTGATAGTGGACGTATTGAGGGTGGACGTGTTGGATGtgttgagggtgggtgtgttgaggatGGATGTGTGGAAAGCTAACTGTG GTGACGTCACAGGTCTTTCAGCTTCGACCCAGAACAACCTTCCGCACAGCCAG AAGACCGTCACCACGACCTCCTTCAGCGGCCGGAACAACCTGGCGGCCGGGGACATCCAGCGCCACAACAGTCTAGGCGGCGGCAGCGTGGCCACGGACGTCGGCGACAACAAGGACGAGGACCGCTCCTCCAGCCCCGCCTTCGCCTCCGACGACGAGGGCAGTAGCTCGGGGGCCACACCCGGCAGCAAGTCACCCAAGGTTCCCCCGCCGCCCGCCACCTTCGCcgccaacaacaaccaccgccGCTCCACCAAGTCGTCGCTCAACCCCAAGGCGGGAATCGCGGGCATCGTCAACACGGCCATGCTGACCACGCCGGAGTCCTTCCGCACCACGCTCATGGACTCGGCCCTCGCTCCAGCCCTGCTCGACaccggtggagggggtgggggtggtgggggaagtggAGCGCCGGCGGGGAACGGTGGTGTTGACGGCACGACGGTGTCGGCGGAGCTGGTAGGGggcggcagcaacagcagcggtgtcggcggtggtggtgttggtggtggtggcgtggtgaTGGTAGACAGCAGCGCTTCTTCAGGGTTCATGGACAGCGGCGCTCTGCCCGCCCAGTTCCCGGACAACGCTGCTGCCCCCTCCGCCTCCTGCCCCGTGCCTGCCGTCATCGCCGGCCAGCCGCCACCCGCCTACTCCCAGGTGGTCGGCTTTCCCGAGGACGGGGGAGGCGGGGGCACGCCCATGCCCCCATCCGGGCAGCTGGTGAAGGCCAGCCACGGGGGCCCCAGCTACAGCTGCCTGGACACGCTGCTAGACTCCTCGGCCGAGACGGACCCCGGGGACCAGTCGGACACGATGTGTGTGACGTCGTCGGGGGTCCAGGACCCGGACCCGGCCTTCAGGCCCCTGCTGCAGGCGGAGGTGGCGGCGGGCTGCCCCTACATTGACGAGCACAGCTTCCTGCAGCTAGGGTCCCAGGCCCCGCCGCCCCTCCCCGCCTCGGCCAACAGCAGCGAGGTCAACGTGTACGTGGCCGAGGGCAGCGAGAAGGACTCCCCCCTGTGGAAGAGGCGCAACTCCCTGCCGCCCCCACCCCTCGGCACGGACGTCTTCGACATCGTCCTCGACGACGGCATCACGGACACTGGCATCACCgaaatcaccaccaccgccacctccgcCGTCGCCGCCACCACGGCCTTGACCTCCAAGCTGAACGGGGGCAGGGAGGTGCCGGTGatgaaggtggagggggaggtggaggatgaggatgaggatgggggTCCTCCCTCCAGAGACCCCGAAGGCAGTGCCTGTGCCACCCcgctccgccacccccacccggACGAGGGCGCCGAGACGGACTCCCAGCAGCTGTCGGAGTCGCGGCGGTCCCGCGGCAAGGGCGACGGCCGGATCCACTCCTTCGTCAAGTCGGTCCGCTCGCGGAATAGTCGGCGGCGGAACCGGCGCGAGCGCAAGTCCAAGTCGGAGAACCGCGCCCGGAAAGCGTTGAGGACTATCACCATCATCCTGGGCGCCTTCGTGCTGTGCTGGACTCCCTACCACATCATGCTGTTCGTCATCGCCATGTGCAAGGGCTACCACTGCATCAACCTGGGCTTTTACTACTTCACCTACTGGCTCTGCTATCTCAACAGCCCCATCAACCCCTTCTGTTACGCGTTCGCCAACGCCCAGTTCAAGAGAACGTTTCTGAGGATTCTACGCTTCGACTGGCATAGAACGTAG